One genomic segment of Thalassospiraceae bacterium LMO-SO8 includes these proteins:
- a CDS encoding Ldh family oxidoreductase, producing the protein MAIKTLDELEQLAFKVFLNSNVSENNAAHVVRALVQAEADGVPSHGLSRVPSYADQAKSGKVNGHAIARLEQTATAALRVDANGGYAYPAIHLGLGRAITLAQEAGIVGLAIGNSHHGGVGGHPVEAAARKGLIAMGFLNAPAAIAPWNGTRALYGTNPIAFACPRRNADGTDWGDPILVDLALSKVARGKIMMAANKGEPIPEGWSTDKHGKPTTDAKEALDGGLMIPMGDAKGAALVLMVEILAATLTGSNHGFEASSFFAADGEPPKVGQFFILIDPSAFAHEDEETAGNRFIERIGTLVQAITEQDGAWLPGVDRWANRAKANAEGVNVPDNLLEDLEKRAAG; encoded by the coding sequence ATGGCGATCAAGACCCTGGACGAACTCGAACAGCTGGCCTTCAAGGTCTTCCTGAATTCGAACGTTTCGGAAAACAACGCGGCCCATGTGGTGCGCGCCCTGGTTCAGGCCGAAGCCGACGGCGTGCCGTCGCACGGCCTGTCGCGGGTACCCAGCTATGCCGACCAGGCCAAGTCGGGCAAGGTCAACGGCCATGCCATCGCCCGCCTGGAACAGACGGCGACGGCGGCGCTGCGCGTCGACGCCAACGGCGGCTATGCCTATCCGGCCATTCATCTGGGCCTCGGCCGCGCCATCACCCTGGCCCAGGAAGCGGGCATCGTCGGCCTCGCCATCGGCAATTCCCACCACGGCGGCGTCGGCGGCCACCCGGTCGAAGCCGCCGCCCGCAAGGGCCTGATCGCCATGGGCTTTCTCAACGCGCCCGCGGCCATCGCCCCCTGGAACGGCACCCGCGCCCTTTACGGCACCAACCCCATCGCCTTCGCCTGCCCGCGACGCAACGCCGACGGCACGGATTGGGGCGACCCGATCCTGGTCGACCTGGCGCTCAGCAAGGTCGCGCGCGGCAAGATCATGATGGCCGCCAACAAGGGCGAGCCGATCCCCGAGGGCTGGTCCACGGACAAGCACGGCAAGCCGACGACGGACGCCAAGGAAGCGCTGGACGGCGGCCTGATGATCCCCATGGGCGACGCCAAGGGGGCGGCCCTGGTGCTGATGGTGGAAATCCTGGCCGCGACCCTCACGGGCTCCAACCACGGCTTCGAGGCCTCCAGCTTCTTCGCCGCCGACGGCGAGCCGCCCAAGGTCGGCCAGTTCTTCATCCTGATCGACCCGTCCGCCTTCGCCCACGAGGACGAGGAAACCGCCGGCAACCGCTTCATTGAACGCATCGGCACCCTGGTCCAGGCCATCACCGAGCAAGACGGCGCCTGGCTGCCCGGCGTCGACCGCTGGGCCAACCGCGCCAAGGCCAACGCCGAGGGCGTGAACGTGCCGGATAATCTGTTGGAAGATTTGGAGAAGCGGGCGGCGGGATAA